TTTGTCATGGTGGTAGTTCTCCAAAAAATTGCACGTTGCCTGTATTACTAGGTATGCGGCACTGTTAGCAGCATCGGTAGGCAGGACAGGGCGCGTGATGTTTATGCAGCCTGTCCCATGTAATTTGGTTCGGTATCGTCTGGTGAAACGAGTATGGATTTCTTAGGCTTTGGCCCTGGTGCAATGTCTAGGGCAGGTGGAATCAAAATTTCTGGAATGCCAGCTTTAAGCAGCTGCGCATGTCGGTAGGTGGGAACGGATTTACCATGAAGCAGCTTGTACGCAGCGGTACGCGATGCTTTGATCGCTTTGCCAATATCGGTAAACGACAGCTTTTTGCGCTTCATGTAGATTTCTAGCTTTTCACTACGGGTCAAATCAGATATGAATTCGGGAATCATGTTTCGTTGTTCCATCAATTAACCCCTTGCGGTTATTTCGATTTATGGTTTTTGGTTTCGTTGTTTCGTTAAAAATAGAATTATGTGTAATCTTACGTGAAATCAAGTGAAATTTCGCGAATAAAGTTGTGTAATATGACAGATGGAAAGCATCTAGTTGAAATAATTAAAGATAGAATCAAGATAAAAACTCGTGCGAAACGGGTAAGCCGTGGGAAAGTTGCGGAATTTCTTGGGGTTACTGAAGGGAAACTGCGTGCGTGGGAAGCAGGGCAGCGTCCTAGCGCGGATGATCTACAGAATTTGGTAGTTCTGTTAAATTTCACACCAAATTGGCTTCTTACTGGTGAAGGCGAAGTGTTTCTTGGGGAAGAAGCATCAGCACAGCCAGAGGCGCAAAAAGAGACGGTTGCTGTTACAGATCCGATCGCACAACGACTGGAAATAGCAACACGCATACTCAAAGAGTCTGGCGCTTCACCTGAAGTTATCCAGCAAGCGGTAATGAAAATTTTGGATTCACAGAATGAGACACACACTCAGGCTGAAACGAATACTCTTGAAGCTTCGGCTTTCGCAGACAAATGCGACTGGAGTATGAAAAGGACTTAGAAAACAGATGTCCATGTAGTCGTGCAAGGTGCAAGC
This DNA window, taken from Halodesulfovibrio aestuarii DSM 17919 = ATCC 29578, encodes the following:
- a CDS encoding helix-turn-helix domain-containing protein, producing the protein MTDGKHLVEIIKDRIKIKTRAKRVSRGKVAEFLGVTEGKLRAWEAGQRPSADDLQNLVVLLNFTPNWLLTGEGEVFLGEEASAQPEAQKETVAVTDPIAQRLEIATRILKESGASPEVIQQAVMKILDSQNETHTQAETNTLEASAFADKCDWSMKRT